The DNA sequence TTTTTTAAGATAATATTTTCCTCTTCTAAAAGAGCATTTCTTTTTTGAAGTTCTTTGATTTGTTTGATATTAATAGTGGTATCAGAATCAATTTTAATTTGAGAATAAATTTTAATCCATTTACCAATAGTACTAAGAGAAATGCCATATTCACGACAAAGTTCGCTTTGAGACTTACCGTTAAGATGAAGAGTAACAATGCTTTTTTTAAATTCTTCATCATATTTAGGGATTTTAATACCCATAAAAATCATCTCCTCTCATGTACACTTTTAATATACACTATTTTTATTTTTGTGTCTACTTTTATAGGTGTAATCCAATTTGAAAAAATAATAAATTTATGTTAAATTATATAAAAATGCTGTGGAGGATTGAATGGCAGGAAAAATAAAATATACTGAAGAAGAAGTGTTAAAACAACTACAAGATCATTACAAAAGGAACGGAAAAATAACAAGAGATAGTTTTACTAGTGATAAAACAGTGTGTTCATCAATAACAGTGAGAAAAAAATTTGGAAGTTGGAAAAAAGCATTAAAAAAGGCTGGTTTGGAAAGAGAGTACAGAATAATATATAGTGATGAAGAACTATTAGAACAACTAAGAACACATTATAAGAAAAATTCAAAAATATCAGAATTAAGGTTTAATGCTGACAAAATAACGTGTTCATCAATAGCAATCACAAAAAGATTTGGAAGTTGGAAAAAAGCACTGGAGAAAGCAGGATTGAAAAGTAATGATTATACCAAAGAAGATATAATAGAACAATTACGGGGACACTATAAAAGGAATGGAAAAATAACAAGAAAAAGTTTCAGCCTAGATAAAAAGACATGTTCACCGGATACAGTGGCTAATAAATTAGGTAGCTGGCGAGGGGCATTGGAAGAGTTAGGTTATATAAAGTCAAGAGAATATGTAGAATATAATAAAGAGAAGATGCTTCTATTATTGAAAAAAAAGGTAAAAAGTAGAGAGTTAAGTAAAAGACAGGATTTAAACAGGATAAAGGGAATACCTTCAGCTACTTATATAACGAATATATGGAAATGGTCAGAATTAGCAGAATTACTAGAAATAGAGAATCCACGTATTAATTATACAAAAAAAACATTAATAGAAAAGTATAAGCAAATGAAAGAGCGGGAAGAGTATAGAAATAAAAGGATATCAGCAAATGAATATAGCAGAGTTACAGGAGTGGGGATACCAACAATAACAAGACATTTTGGAAGTTGGAATAATTTTTGTATTATAGTAAATAATGAGGGGTGGAACTCAACAGAGATTACTTATACAAATGAAGAGTTATTGGAATTATATTTGAAAGTATCACAAAAATTAGATAAAGAAGAAACAGGAGCAACAGCACAAGAATTAGAGGATGAATTGGGATTTAGTTCAGGAGTCTTTTCAATAAGATTCGGGGGACTCAATAATTTAAGAAGAAAATTAAATTTGGAAGAAAAAAATCAAGGAAAACCAAAGTATATAAAAGAAGAGATAAGAAAGCAACTATTGAAAAAATATGAAGAATATGGAAGGATATTGACAACCAAGGAATTAAAAGAAATTCATAAAAAATCAACTGAAGAAAATAATTGGATATTCCCAGGATATACAACAATATTAAAATATTTTCAAACAACTAAAGTGTCAGAAGTTTGGGAAGAGGTTTTAAGAAATAAAGAATAAGAAAAGAAATTGAATAAAAAACAGAAATATTATCCTTGATTTAAGCCCTTTAAAATTTAGAGACATGGTATACAACTAGTCTTCTCCACAAAAAACGACCTAGAGGCTACAAAAACCCCTTAAATGGATTTTTCTATAACAGTTCGGAATGGAAGTTTTAAAAATCAAAGGTGATCCCTTTTACCCTCCCCCCTGTTTTTGAAAGTGCCATTTAAGCTGTGCAGTTGTTTAGAAAAAAGATTCTATATACTTCGCCTGATAAATCTATGTTAGAATAAAAATATGATATTAGTAAATTAATTAATAAATACTTGTATAAAATAATTAAAAATACATGTTTGACAAATTGATTATTGACTAATTATATGGTAAAATATATCAAAAAATTATGGATATAAATAAAAGGAAATGGTGGAGGAAAATATGAAATTGGAGGAAGTAGCAGAATTATTAAAAAAATATAAGGGAAATTCATGTAAAAATGATAAGCTGATGTTAATATCAGTAATTTTAGGCTTACCAAATGGAGAACAGTCATGCTGCCGGGGGATGTTGGATGAGTTATCAAAAGAGAATACAGAATATGTAGAAATAGCAGAGAATTTATTTGGACGTCGTTCAGAAAAGGGAATGAAAAATGACAGAAACAGGTATAAGCTGTATTCATGTGTAGCACTAGGAAACGAACTGGTAACTAAAATAAATATAAAGAGTATAGAAACAATATTGTCTTTGGAGGAAAGAAATGCAGTTCAGTATAAGGAAGTGCTGGAGCTGTTAAATAAAGGAGAGATGACAAAAAAAGCATTGTATGATTATCTTGATGAAAATGTAAATAAAGAAGAATCATTATATGTGAAAAAAAATGAAATTTTGGATCCGATATCAGCTTTTATAAAAAAAGCAAAGAAGATAGGAACAGGGAAATTTTCAAATAGTTTATCTGAAATGATAAAAAGTATAGGTATTCAGTTATCGGATATATTATCAATCTGGGAAAAAGTACCGGATGTGTTGGAATTGAAAAAGATATTGAAAAACAAACCTAAAACAATGGATACATCGACAGGTTTGTATTTTTAAAATGAAAATTTTAAGTATTTATAGGTATTACAAAATATCTTTATTTTATAGTACCCAGAAATATTTAAAAGATAAAAAGAGGAAAAAATATTTAGTATATTATCTCATAATATAATAATTAGATTAATTAATGGTTTTCATTTTTAATTCGAAACATTATTAAATAATTAAAAACATGAAAAGAGCATAATTTTTAATAAAAGATAAATATACACCTAAAAATTAATAGAAAGGGAGAAGAAGGGAAATGAAATTTAGCAGAAAACAGGAGGACAGTAATGAAGAAAGGTAGATGGGAAAAATTTGTAAATCGTAACATAGCAATAGGTCTTTTACTGGGAATGCTGAACAGCTTTGTGTTTGCAGATATAAGGCTTGATAGGAATGCTAATCAGAATACAAGCATAGACAGAGCCCAGAATAATCAGGCGGTAATAATAAATATAAATACACCGAACAGCAGAGGCATATCAGTTAATGACTTTGAAAATTTCCAGACTAAAGAAGGAGTGGTATTTAATAACTTTGGTGAGGGAGTAGGACGAAGCTACCTTGCAGGAATGATGGCAGCCAATCCCAACCTGAGTAAGGAACAGGCAGCAAGGCTGATACTGAACAGGGTAGGAGGAAATAATAGGGTTGAAATAGAAGCGTTTTTAGAAGTGATGTCTCATGATAAGACTGATGTTTTGTTTTCATCAACGAATGGATTTTATCTTAATAATACAGGCTTTATAAATTTTGATAAAGTAATGTTCACTACATCAAGAGTAGATCTGGACGGAAACGGTAATCTTCTTCCGTTCAATGTGAGAGAGGGAAATATTACAGTAGGAAGAGACGGAATAAATGCAGAGGGAGTAAGGTATCTTGCATTACTTTCAAAAAGTATAAATGTAGACGGGCAGATAAATGCCAAAGATGCAGAAGTGGATCTCATAGCAGGAAATTTTGACTATAATCCTGACACAAAGAACTACACAAAGCAGGGAATAAATAATAATGAGCTTTTGATATCATCATCAGCATATGGAAGTTTGTACGGCAACCAAATCCGTATTGTAGCCGTAAACGGTGATGTCGGCGTCAAGGGAGATGTCATTTCGGAACGTGTATTGAGAATCAATGCAGACGGAACAGTAGTGACTAACAGGACACAGGCTAAAGAGAATATAGAGATAAAGGCTAAGGAATATGTACAGGAGGGTTCCACTTATTCAGAAGGAAAAGTAAGGATAGAAGCTGATAAGGCGGCATTAAACGGCACAGGAACCCAGACAGGGGAACTGGAAGTAACAGGGAATCTTGATAATAACACAACTGTATATTCCAAAGGGAATGTAACAGTAGGCAGAGATGTTAAGAGTAAAGGACAGCTTTTGTCAGAAGGCTCTTTAGAGGTAAAAGGAAATCTTGAATCTGAAAATCTGGTTTATGGGAAAGATAAAGTAACAGTAGGAAAGAATCTTGTAAATAAATCAGATATGCAGAGTGAGAATGACATAAATATAGATGGTGATGTTAGTAATTCAGGTAAAATTCTAGCTGATAAAAATCTGAATATAAAAGGTAATACGGTAAATCAGGGAACTTTATACGGGAAAGACAGTATAAAGATAGATAAGAACTTACAAACAAGCGGGAATATTCAGACTGGCGGAGAATTATCAGCAAAAGACACAGTAAATACAGGAACAATTATTGCAGAAGGAAATATAACAACAGAAAATTTAGATAATTCAGGAGAGATATTAACAAATGAAAAACTTTCCTCAAAAAATATAGAAAATAAAAGTACAGGAAAAACAAATACAGGAAACGGAATAAGTACATCGGGAAATGTGAAGAATCAGGGGACTATGAATACAAATGATGATCTGACAGTAAACGGGAATCTTGAAAACCAGAATATTATAAATGCAGGAGGAACATTAACTGCAAAAGACATAGTGAATACAGGAACTTTG is a window from the Sebaldella sp. S0638 genome containing:
- a CDS encoding transposase, whose protein sequence is MGIKIPKYDEEFKKSIVTLHLNGKSQSELCREYGISLSTIGKWIKIYSQIKIDSDTTINIKQIKELQKRNALLEEENIILKKAIAIFTPHSYKD
- a CDS encoding homing endonuclease associated repeat-containing protein: MAGKIKYTEEEVLKQLQDHYKRNGKITRDSFTSDKTVCSSITVRKKFGSWKKALKKAGLEREYRIIYSDEELLEQLRTHYKKNSKISELRFNADKITCSSIAITKRFGSWKKALEKAGLKSNDYTKEDIIEQLRGHYKRNGKITRKSFSLDKKTCSPDTVANKLGSWRGALEELGYIKSREYVEYNKEKMLLLLKKKVKSRELSKRQDLNRIKGIPSATYITNIWKWSELAELLEIENPRINYTKKTLIEKYKQMKEREEYRNKRISANEYSRVTGVGIPTITRHFGSWNNFCIIVNNEGWNSTEITYTNEELLELYLKVSQKLDKEETGATAQELEDELGFSSGVFSIRFGGLNNLRRKLNLEEKNQGKPKYIKEEIRKQLLKKYEEYGRILTTKELKEIHKKSTEENNWIFPGYTTILKYFQTTKVSEVWEEVLRNKE